In the genome of Dickeya fangzhongdai, one region contains:
- the mdcC gene encoding malonate decarboxylase acyl carrier protein — protein MEHITLSFPATRTASGNALAGVVGSGDMEVLLTANAGQTLTIDITTSVDNSRARWQALFDRLSSLGGLPAGAMKIHDFGATPGVARIRIEQVFEGVNHA, from the coding sequence ATGGAACACATTACATTGTCATTCCCGGCTACCCGCACGGCCAGCGGCAACGCGCTGGCGGGCGTGGTGGGGTCCGGTGATATGGAAGTGCTGTTGACGGCGAACGCCGGACAGACGCTCACCATCGACATCACCACATCGGTGGATAACAGCCGGGCGCGCTGGCAGGCGCTGTTCGACCGGTTAAGTTCGCTCGGCGGCCTGCCTGCCGGCGCCATGAAGATTCATGATTTCGGCGCCACGCCCGGTGTGGCGCGCATCCGTATCGAACAGGTTTTTGAAGGGGTGAATCATGCGTGA